In Paenibacillus ihbetae, the following are encoded in one genomic region:
- a CDS encoding glycosyl hydrolase family 8, with translation MEWRYGRKVLWTGLGLLLGAVVGIGGFLTQAKGDNPTKRFITINMINANGTLATYLQKAESVNPDLAAGREALSESLGFWMQAAIESRDLAEFEKSYDLLTRYFIADRDYIVWKLSPEGEAKVSTNALGDDLRIIGALLEGSKVWKKGNPEWKQTARELTEVLLNRSQNNGYLVDFYDFSRQEMPDTLSLAYVDLPALKGLQNEGILDQETYIRYHSLLRNMPDDGVFYPKSFHVVTREYIYEDKVNLIDQLLIAMYAGETGRDQAPLHQFLKEEFGQAGKLAGQYTRADRKAAVNYESPSVYGLAIKFALQMGDKALAEQLYERLQTFKGRDPQYPGGYVFGRNTHIFDNLLPLLGEYAIQRGGHGK, from the coding sequence TTGGAATGGCGATATGGACGTAAAGTCCTGTGGACAGGACTTGGCTTATTATTAGGCGCGGTTGTAGGAATCGGGGGATTCCTTACGCAAGCCAAAGGGGACAATCCAACGAAACGTTTTATCACGATTAATATGATCAACGCTAACGGTACGCTGGCTACCTATTTACAGAAGGCGGAATCGGTCAATCCTGATCTGGCAGCAGGACGAGAGGCGCTCTCCGAATCCCTTGGGTTTTGGATGCAGGCGGCGATTGAAAGCCGCGATCTGGCCGAGTTTGAGAAGAGTTATGACCTGTTAACCCGCTATTTTATCGCCGACCGCGATTATATTGTGTGGAAGCTAAGTCCCGAGGGGGAGGCGAAGGTCAGCACCAATGCGCTTGGCGACGATTTGCGGATTATCGGGGCGCTGCTGGAGGGTTCCAAGGTATGGAAGAAGGGCAACCCGGAATGGAAGCAGACGGCCAGGGAGCTTACGGAAGTCTTGCTAAACAGGTCCCAAAACAACGGGTATCTGGTGGATTTCTATGATTTCTCCAGGCAGGAAATGCCCGATACGCTAAGTCTGGCCTATGTGGATCTCCCGGCACTTAAAGGGCTCCAGAACGAAGGCATCCTGGATCAGGAAACCTATATTCGATATCATTCCCTGCTTCGAAACATGCCGGATGACGGCGTATTCTATCCCAAGTCCTTTCATGTCGTGACGCGGGAGTATATCTATGAAGACAAGGTGAATCTGATCGATCAGCTGCTGATCGCGATGTATGCCGGAGAAACGGGAAGGGATCAGGCACCGCTGCACCAATTTCTGAAGGAGGAGTTCGGGCAGGCGGGGAAATTGGCAGGGCAGTATACACGCGCCGACCGAAAGGCCGCGGTGAATTACGAGTCTCCGTCGGTGTATGGTCTCGCCATCAAGTTTGCGCTTCAAATGGGAGACAAGGCTCTGGCAGAACAGCTGTATGAGCGTCTGCAGACCTTTAAGGGGCGGGATCCCCAATATCCCGGAGGATACGTGTTCGGGAGAAATACGCATATTTTTGATAACTTGCTTCCTTTATTAGGGGAATACGCAATTCAACGAGGTGGACATGGAAAATAA
- a CDS encoding GGDEF domain-containing protein, translated as MENKRFIQRMVWGYVLLIGLAILQELLIYWNVFRDQSFTLLELGFSIGCIAALLLGFLAPPGVSVVGIFVYIVAYFVWLTTHAEVDVLSISWLWLLPANVAVATSIKSGLIRNKRLMERLEELQRRNPEVDLATSLGNKEAFKETLIKQSNLANRYSDTYNFCLAMFKIEFLPMVRESLGSQGYVQLLASLSEGIRNHIRYEDYKFALDEGRFIVLLPMTNQEYLKALTDRIKHALMDMPFQDRKGGELKLVIRAGALVFAKEQFRKYEDADAVIAALERNTETDLIGEYI; from the coding sequence ATGGAAAATAAAAGATTCATCCAGCGCATGGTCTGGGGATACGTACTGCTGATCGGATTAGCCATCCTGCAGGAATTGCTGATCTATTGGAATGTGTTTAGGGATCAATCCTTCACGTTGCTTGAGCTGGGATTCTCCATTGGATGCATTGCGGCTCTGCTGCTGGGCTTTTTAGCCCCGCCAGGGGTCTCGGTCGTCGGTATTTTCGTTTATATCGTCGCTTATTTTGTATGGCTTACAACGCATGCCGAGGTCGATGTGCTGTCCATCTCCTGGCTGTGGCTGCTGCCGGCTAACGTGGCCGTGGCCACGTCTATCAAATCCGGGCTGATCCGCAATAAACGGCTCATGGAGCGGCTGGAAGAGCTGCAGCGAAGGAACCCGGAAGTGGACTTGGCAACGTCGCTGGGCAATAAGGAGGCCTTTAAAGAAACGCTGATCAAGCAGTCCAACCTGGCCAATCGTTATTCGGATACCTATAACTTCTGCCTGGCCATGTTTAAAATCGAATTTCTGCCGATGGTACGGGAATCCCTTGGTTCACAGGGCTACGTCCAGCTGCTTGCTTCCTTGTCGGAAGGAATACGGAATCATATTCGCTATGAGGATTACAAGTTCGCGCTTGATGAGGGAAGGTTTATCGTGCTGCTACCGATGACCAACCAGGAGTATCTGAAGGCATTGACGGACCGGATCAAGCATGCGCTCATGGACATGCCGTTTCAGGATCGGAAAGGCGGGGAGCTGAAGCTGGTGATCCGTGCAGGGGCGCTGGTGTTTGCCAAGGAGCAGTTCCGTAAATACGAAGATGCGGATGCCGTCATTGCCGCGCTCGAGCGCAATACCGAGACCGATTTGATCGGTGAATATATCTAG
- a CDS encoding glycosyltransferase family 2 protein produces MADLLLMFCIISIWAAVLESILIMGGAIRFIFRQSRREWTIPDVEEMGHFPKVTVMVPAHNEELVIAATAENILRLNYPKDKVQLIVIADNCSDDTAGKLRALKAKEAYRDRDFMIFERTGTGGKSGALNDALEYAKHEWICIFDADAAPERNALYFLIEKAMEDPETYGAVFGRNKARNRGQNFLSKCINLELVTAQRIYHTGLWELFKLGTIPGTNFIVKTELMREIGGWDTEAITEDTAISFEIMTRGQLIALAPQAEAYQQEPEQLSVYLKQRERWAKGNFSVVVDNIHHLFNRSSWRIKLQVLYYAASYFWFLLSIIVSDIIILVNVAYWVVALFNPDVVSPFQFADDVYVYLMVAWGLMYYLFVLQINLALATDVGQSTIQNFILSCISYFTYAQLFLLISLRALYSFVVDKVTGRKAKWYKTQRFG; encoded by the coding sequence GTGGCTGACCTATTATTGATGTTCTGCATTATCAGCATTTGGGCTGCCGTGTTAGAGTCGATCCTCATTATGGGGGGAGCGATCCGGTTCATATTCCGGCAAAGCCGCAGGGAATGGACCATTCCCGATGTGGAAGAGATGGGGCATTTCCCCAAGGTAACCGTTATGGTTCCTGCGCACAATGAAGAACTGGTGATCGCGGCAACGGCGGAGAATATTTTACGGCTGAATTATCCGAAGGATAAGGTGCAGCTTATTGTCATTGCCGATAATTGCAGCGATGATACCGCCGGAAAATTGAGGGCGTTGAAAGCCAAGGAAGCGTATCGCGACCGGGATTTCATGATTTTTGAACGTACGGGAACGGGCGGCAAGTCCGGAGCGCTTAATGATGCGCTGGAGTATGCCAAGCATGAATGGATTTGCATTTTCGACGCGGATGCTGCGCCGGAGCGGAACGCATTGTATTTTCTGATCGAGAAAGCAATGGAAGACCCGGAAACCTACGGAGCGGTATTTGGACGGAATAAGGCCCGGAACCGCGGGCAGAATTTCCTCTCCAAATGCATTAATCTCGAGCTGGTTACCGCGCAGCGCATCTATCATACCGGGCTGTGGGAGCTGTTCAAGCTGGGGACGATCCCGGGGACGAATTTTATTGTGAAAACAGAGCTGATGCGCGAGATCGGCGGCTGGGATACGGAGGCCATCACGGAGGATACGGCCATCTCGTTCGAGATTATGACAAGGGGACAGCTGATCGCCCTGGCTCCGCAGGCGGAAGCTTATCAGCAGGAACCGGAGCAGCTCAGCGTATACCTGAAGCAGCGGGAACGATGGGCCAAAGGGAATTTCTCCGTCGTGGTTGATAACATCCATCATTTGTTCAATCGGTCGAGCTGGCGGATCAAGCTGCAAGTGCTGTACTACGCGGCGAGTTATTTCTGGTTTTTGTTATCCATTATCGTCTCGGATATCATCATCCTCGTCAACGTGGCCTACTGGGTCGTGGCGCTGTTCAATCCGGACGTAGTATCGCCGTTCCAATTCGCCGATGATGTATACGTTTATCTGATGGTGGCCTGGGGATTGATGTATTACTTGTTTGTGCTGCAGATCAATTTGGCGCTGGCAACCGATGTCGGACAGAGCACGATCCAAAACTTTATTCTGTCCTGCATATCGTATTTCACGTATGCCCAGCTATTTCTGCTCATTTCCTTGCGCGCGCTTTACTCGTTCGTCGTAGACAAAGTGACGGGGAGAAAAGCCAAGTGGTACAAAACGCAGCGGTTTGGATAA
- a CDS encoding AAC(3) family N-acetyltransferase produces MHTKESLMEQLEQLGIDGQGTLLVHSSMKSMGPVEGGADTVLDALSAYMKDGLLVLPTHTWSYINAENPRFYVDRSPSCVGILPELFRKRPGVVRSLHPTHSVAALGRESEAFTSDDHRFDTPCARGSAWGKLLDRKATILLVGVDLRRNTFIHGVEEWVDIPGRLTDDHEQLYTVLPDGTEIAVPSRRHCGLPWSEHFWKVDEVLEREGAMHKGQLGDAVVRVCDAAAVAKVITAMLKNNPDLFSDNHPLDH; encoded by the coding sequence ATGCACACGAAAGAAAGCTTAATGGAGCAATTGGAGCAGCTGGGCATTGACGGGCAGGGGACGCTGCTGGTTCATTCATCGATGAAAAGCATGGGGCCGGTCGAGGGCGGCGCGGATACGGTATTGGATGCATTGTCGGCATATATGAAGGATGGACTGCTGGTATTGCCTACCCATACTTGGTCTTACATCAATGCGGAAAATCCGAGGTTTTACGTGGACCGTTCGCCTTCCTGCGTCGGGATTCTGCCCGAGCTGTTTCGCAAGCGGCCCGGCGTGGTGCGTTCGCTGCACCCCACGCATTCGGTAGCGGCATTGGGCCGGGAATCCGAAGCGTTCACAAGCGACGACCATCGCTTTGATACGCCTTGTGCCAGAGGCTCCGCCTGGGGGAAGCTGCTCGACCGAAAGGCGACCATTTTGTTAGTCGGGGTTGATTTAAGGCGCAACACCTTTATTCATGGCGTTGAGGAATGGGTGGACATCCCGGGGAGGTTAACGGATGACCATGAGCAGCTGTACACGGTATTGCCGGATGGAACGGAAATCGCGGTGCCTTCCCGCAGACATTGCGGGCTGCCGTGGTCGGAGCATTTCTGGAAGGTCGACGAGGTCCTTGAACGTGAAGGCGCGATGCACAAGGGGCAGCTTGGCGATGCCGTTGTAAGGGTGTGTGATGCAGCTGCGGTGGCGAAGGTCATTACGGCGATGCTGAAGAACAATCCGGATTTGTTCTCGGATAACCATCCCTTGGATCATTGA
- a CDS encoding ATP-binding protein, translating into MKKSHIVLFIGLLLVILSGLRVLWMELLPHQMQVSIKKGQLDLRHWNAEESGVLLLDGEWEFYPSAWLSERKQHGASGPEPKLLQVPGQWEEALHREGEEGTPYGFGSYRLRILVNPDNDLNYSVRLPSVRTASEVYVNGRLLAKSGQVGETKEEYTAKNLPYSTSFTADENGVIELVVQAANYVDSRSGGIARSVKFGSEEAVAQEMKLSVSMQTLGAVIFLMHSVYALILFLLGNREKRLLYFSLLTLCVTLPSVLSSDEKLFHQLFYIGSDWDFRLANATAILGCYALLQCTEHRELPYWRRVYPAYAAASLGTAAVTLFLAPHQIITLFPVYYLLGCVATVVAIAAIFKKVFKDIKNHLLQLLSMFALVHHFVWTLFWRESGLSITHYPFDLIISIGCLASVWFRDYFNMHAHTKEIAATLQRVNEHKDQFLANTSHEFKNPLHSILNMSQSVLSRERDVLQDRSIKELETVLSVGRRLTLILNDLMDGMSLREGNPRLQKKAVAIQPIVTGVMDMLQWNADMKSVQIVNQIPDDFPPVIADENRVIQVVFNLLHNAVKFTNDGMISVRARVENGKAYITIADTGIGMDEDLLERLFLPYEQVSASETMVEGGFGLGLSISKQLIELHGGTLEVSSALGKGSTFTFSLELAGVDVEKEEAHASFGTIALQSMPVRDTAWTDMDQEHRGLPAEPAPLPGLGRHRPLLLVVDDDPVNLRVLEAILPPGEYDLTTATSGKEALALLDTKEWDLVITDIMMPQMSGYELTRRIRERFTLTELPILLLTARSQPNDIQSGFMAGANDYVTKPVEAIEIRSRIQALTTIKQTVREQLRLEAAWLQAQIQPHFLFNALNAITALSGIDLDKMRGLLEEFSHFLRSRFRFQDTDGLVPIEEELKMVRSYLYIEQVRFGERLQVVWEIDKHKPLKIPFLSIQPLVENAIRHGIMKRSCGGTVRIRISVRADDVAITVQDDGVGMDEAQLQQLLDRRAEHAGVGLINTDLRLKRHFGTGLHIKSTLGEGTEVTFRARLLAKPK; encoded by the coding sequence ATGAAAAAGAGCCATATTGTATTGTTCATCGGATTGTTATTAGTCATTTTATCCGGCCTGCGCGTGTTATGGATGGAGTTGCTCCCTCATCAAATGCAGGTGTCCATTAAGAAAGGTCAATTGGATTTGCGTCATTGGAATGCAGAAGAAAGCGGCGTTCTGCTGCTTGATGGGGAGTGGGAGTTTTATCCCTCGGCGTGGTTGTCGGAACGCAAGCAGCATGGTGCAAGCGGTCCGGAGCCAAAGCTGCTTCAGGTCCCGGGGCAATGGGAGGAAGCTTTACACCGTGAAGGTGAAGAGGGAACCCCGTATGGATTCGGGTCCTATCGCCTGCGTATTTTGGTAAATCCGGACAATGATTTGAATTATAGCGTTCGCTTGCCCAGCGTGCGGACTGCATCGGAAGTGTACGTAAACGGCCGGCTGCTTGCCAAATCGGGTCAGGTGGGGGAGACAAAGGAAGAATATACGGCGAAGAACCTCCCGTATTCCACAAGCTTTACGGCAGATGAGAACGGGGTCATCGAGCTGGTGGTTCAGGCGGCGAATTATGTGGATAGTCGAAGCGGTGGCATTGCCAGATCGGTTAAATTCGGCTCAGAGGAGGCCGTAGCGCAGGAAATGAAGCTCTCCGTATCGATGCAGACGCTGGGAGCGGTCATATTTCTTATGCATTCTGTCTATGCGCTAATTTTGTTCTTACTGGGGAACCGGGAGAAAAGACTGCTTTATTTTTCCTTACTGACGCTCTGCGTCACGCTCCCCAGCGTCTTGAGCAGCGATGAGAAGCTGTTTCACCAATTGTTCTATATCGGCAGCGATTGGGATTTTCGGCTGGCGAATGCCACGGCGATCCTCGGCTGCTACGCGCTGCTCCAATGTACGGAGCATCGGGAGCTTCCTTATTGGAGAAGGGTGTATCCGGCCTATGCCGCAGCGAGTCTGGGGACGGCTGCCGTTACGTTGTTTCTGGCTCCCCATCAGATCATCACACTCTTCCCGGTTTATTATTTATTGGGCTGTGTTGCAACTGTTGTTGCGATCGCTGCCATTTTTAAAAAGGTATTCAAGGATATCAAAAACCATCTGCTGCAGCTCTTATCGATGTTTGCGCTGGTTCATCATTTCGTGTGGACCTTATTCTGGCGGGAGAGCGGCCTCAGCATTACCCACTATCCGTTTGACCTGATCATTTCGATCGGATGCCTGGCTTCGGTATGGTTTCGGGATTATTTCAACATGCATGCCCATACCAAGGAGATTGCCGCAACGCTGCAGCGGGTGAACGAGCATAAGGATCAATTTTTGGCCAACACCTCGCATGAATTCAAAAATCCGCTCCACAGCATCCTTAACATGTCCCAATCGGTGTTGAGCAGGGAACGGGATGTACTGCAGGATCGAAGCATTAAAGAGCTTGAAACGGTGTTATCCGTTGGGCGCCGTCTGACGCTGATATTAAACGATCTGATGGATGGAATGAGTCTGCGGGAAGGCAATCCGCGGTTACAGAAAAAGGCCGTGGCGATTCAGCCGATCGTGACCGGCGTCATGGATATGCTGCAATGGAACGCGGACATGAAATCGGTTCAAATCGTCAATCAGATCCCTGACGATTTTCCTCCCGTCATTGCCGATGAGAACCGGGTCATTCAGGTCGTGTTCAATCTGCTTCATAATGCGGTAAAATTCACGAACGACGGCATGATCTCGGTTCGAGCACGTGTAGAGAATGGAAAAGCCTATATCACCATTGCCGATACGGGGATCGGAATGGATGAAGATCTGCTGGAGCGCTTATTTCTTCCTTATGAGCAGGTAAGCGCGAGCGAGACGATGGTTGAGGGAGGCTTTGGATTAGGCTTAAGCATAAGCAAGCAATTGATCGAGCTGCATGGAGGGACGTTAGAGGTGTCCTCCGCATTAGGGAAAGGCTCGACATTTACATTTTCGTTAGAGTTGGCGGGGGTAGACGTGGAGAAAGAGGAGGCTCATGCATCGTTTGGAACAATTGCCTTACAGTCGATGCCGGTTCGGGACACGGCTTGGACAGATATGGATCAAGAGCACAGGGGCTTGCCGGCTGAGCCGGCACCCTTGCCTGGATTGGGCCGTCATCGTCCGCTCCTGTTAGTCGTTGATGATGACCCTGTCAATCTTCGGGTGCTGGAAGCGATCCTGCCGCCGGGTGAGTATGACCTCACGACGGCAACGAGCGGTAAAGAAGCGTTGGCGCTCCTGGATACGAAGGAATGGGATCTGGTCATTACCGATATCATGATGCCGCAGATGTCCGGTTATGAGCTGACAAGGCGGATTCGGGAGCGGTTTACGCTCACCGAGCTGCCTATATTGCTTCTTACGGCAAGAAGCCAGCCGAATGATATCCAGAGCGGCTTTATGGCGGGAGCCAACGATTATGTGACCAAGCCGGTGGAAGCCATTGAAATCCGGTCGCGGATTCAGGCGCTGACAACGATTAAGCAGACGGTTCGGGAGCAGCTGCGATTGGAGGCGGCATGGCTGCAGGCGCAAATTCAGCCTCATTTCTTATTCAATGCTTTAAATGCGATAACGGCGTTAAGCGGCATTGATTTGGATAAGATGCGGGGGTTGCTTGAGGAGTTCAGCCATTTTTTGCGGAGCCGATTCAGGTTCCAGGATACGGATGGGCTTGTTCCGATCGAAGAGGAGCTCAAGATGGTTCGCTCGTATCTATATATTGAACAGGTCCGGTTCGGGGAGCGGCTGCAGGTTGTTTGGGAGATCGATAAACACAAGCCGTTAAAAATCCCGTTCCTCTCGATCCAGCCTTTGGTTGAAAATGCGATCAGACACGGGATCATGAAGCGATCCTGCGGGGGAACGGTCCGGATCCGGATCTCGGTCCGGGCGGATGACGTCGCGATCACCGTTCAAGACGATGGCGTCGGAATGGACGAAGCGCAATTGCAGCAGCTCCTGGATAGACGCGCAGAACACGCCGGAGTCGGGTTAATCAATACGGATCTGCGATTAAAACGGCACTTCGGAACAGGACTGCATATCAAGAGCACGCTGGGAGAAGGCACCGAGGTAACCTTCCGTGCGCGCCTCTTGGCAAAGCCGAAGTGA
- a CDS encoding sensor histidine kinase, translated as MKIRTRLTLSMGGLIVLIMLVLLAVTHVQFYITRDLAYLEEKDAFEALRKEFVQYYRSHGDSWEDVGSASFESVAPFVDIVLSAEEQILYRQGSLSVDKLRGDGYMLALDQGDQRIGRLYVMNERQSKIYEFKTMWYGMLPNIGIASLLITGIAALLIILLLSWRLTSPIRKIINGIEAIKQGGAPVILPAHRKDEFGAISKALLEMSESLAEAERTRKQLMSDVAHELKTPLMIIQGELELAHETGSPLTTAKQASILDEVLRLSRLVHDVLDLSRLEAGMTEMHPKEENLVALLEDLLAKTRFMAEDKEIELSLHAEEQMISVSVEKSRILQALYNILTNAVYYTKAGGHIRIHAETVHLPDRQQRYARIRVEDNGTGISEADLPHIFDRFYRADHSRARPGGGTGLGLAIAQHNILAHQGFIEVESVVGEGSVFTIYLPLEE; from the coding sequence ATGAAAATTAGAACCAGGCTGACCCTGTCGATGGGCGGATTGATCGTATTGATTATGCTTGTCCTGCTTGCCGTCACGCACGTGCAGTTTTATATCACCCGCGATTTGGCCTATCTGGAGGAGAAGGATGCCTTTGAAGCCTTGAGGAAGGAGTTTGTGCAATATTACCGGAGTCACGGGGATTCTTGGGAGGACGTAGGGAGCGCAAGCTTTGAATCCGTCGCCCCCTTCGTTGATATCGTGTTGTCCGCCGAAGAACAAATCTTATATCGGCAAGGAAGTTTAAGCGTAGATAAGCTCCGCGGCGACGGCTACATGCTGGCGCTTGATCAGGGGGACCAGAGGATCGGCAGACTGTACGTGATGAACGAGCGGCAGTCCAAAATCTACGAGTTCAAAACCATGTGGTACGGCATGCTGCCCAATATCGGGATCGCTTCGCTGCTGATCACCGGCATTGCCGCGCTGCTCATCATCCTGTTGTTGTCGTGGCGGCTGACAAGCCCTATACGCAAAATCATTAACGGGATCGAGGCCATCAAACAAGGCGGCGCACCCGTAATCTTACCCGCGCATCGTAAGGATGAATTCGGTGCGATTTCCAAGGCCCTTCTTGAGATGAGCGAATCGCTCGCAGAAGCGGAGCGTACCCGAAAACAGCTGATGTCCGACGTCGCCCATGAATTGAAAACCCCGCTGATGATCATCCAAGGGGAATTGGAGCTGGCGCACGAGACGGGCTCTCCCCTCACTACCGCCAAGCAAGCCTCGATTCTTGATGAAGTATTGCGGTTATCGCGATTGGTTCATGATGTGCTGGATCTGTCCCGGCTTGAGGCCGGCATGACAGAGATGCATCCTAAAGAGGAGAACCTGGTTGCGCTGCTGGAGGACTTACTGGCGAAAACCCGCTTCATGGCCGAGGATAAAGAAATCGAGCTGTCCCTGCATGCTGAAGAGCAGATGATCTCCGTCTCGGTGGAGAAATCCCGTATTCTTCAGGCGCTGTACAACATCCTGACGAATGCCGTGTACTATACGAAAGCAGGCGGACATATCCGCATCCATGCGGAAACGGTGCACCTGCCTGACCGGCAGCAGCGATACGCCCGAATCCGGGTTGAAGACAACGGCACCGGCATCTCCGAAGCGGATCTGCCCCATATCTTCGACCGATTCTATCGGGCGGACCATTCCCGGGCGCGCCCTGGCGGCGGAACCGGACTGGGGCTCGCGATTGCGCAGCACAATATCCTTGCTCATCAAGGCTTCATCGAGGTGGAAAGCGTGGTCGGCGAGGGCTCGGTGTTCACGATCTACTTGCCGCTTGAGGAATAG
- a CDS encoding response regulator produces the protein MGIKVLIVEDEAKIASLMESYLQAEGYDCLTAMDGKTALQLYAQHKPEIVILDWMLPQLNGLDTCRQLRQTGSPGIIMVTAKSEEADKIVGLEMGADDYLTKPFSLRELSARIRSLLRRMNHTGNDGAGAVLRRGDLTIDESSLQVFIGDQELHLTPTEFRLLHLLASKPGRVYSRMQLLRHAFEEEFIVDERTVDSHISKLRKKMEKVGRTADYIQTVYGFGYRFGAEHEN, from the coding sequence ATGGGAATCAAAGTGCTGATCGTTGAGGATGAAGCGAAAATTGCGTCGCTTATGGAATCGTATCTTCAAGCCGAAGGATATGATTGCCTGACCGCGATGGACGGCAAAACCGCCCTGCAGCTGTATGCGCAGCATAAACCGGAGATTGTGATATTGGACTGGATGCTTCCGCAATTGAACGGGCTGGACACCTGCCGTCAGCTCAGACAGACAGGATCCCCCGGCATCATCATGGTTACGGCCAAGTCGGAGGAAGCCGACAAAATCGTGGGCCTCGAAATGGGCGCGGACGATTATCTGACAAAGCCCTTCAGCTTAAGGGAGCTGTCCGCACGCATCCGTTCCTTATTGCGGCGCATGAACCACACAGGAAATGACGGGGCCGGCGCTGTGCTTCGAAGAGGGGATCTGACGATTGATGAGAGCAGCCTGCAGGTGTTTATTGGCGATCAGGAGCTGCATCTCACACCGACCGAATTCAGGCTCTTGCACCTGCTGGCGTCAAAGCCGGGGCGGGTATACAGCCGCATGCAGCTGCTGCGGCATGCCTTCGAGGAGGAGTTCATCGTCGACGAACGGACGGTAGATTCGCACATCAGCAAGCTGCGGAAGAAGATGGAGAAGGTTGGCCGAACGGCCGATTATATTCAGACGGTATACGGCTTCGGCTATCGATTCGGAGCAGAACATGAAAATTAG